cccttcaatgaaagtaaaaatgcgtaaagtgggcttgcttacaggtaacattatctATAGAGCGAAGCTCCATGAGCCCCGCTGGCAGCGGGGTGAGgtttatattctatattttttcaaaaaagtgttaaaaaaaacctcagactacgttttttaaataaatatagaacaacatatataaaacaaattccaatttattcaaacaataaaaagatcagttttttatgcaagttattttttagaaatgatttcatttttttgtgattCATATTTAGTCTATGGGTCCGATTCTACGTCTTCTTCGCTTAGGGGTGGTGCTTCTAAATCTTCTAAAGTTGTATCTATGTCAATCCCGTGAATGACCAGTCTACTGATTACTGCAGTATATGAGGCTTCTTTAAGTATGGCCAGTTCCTCTTCGGGCATTGATAGGATGTCAgcaaactggaaaaaaaatcttttaatttgtgtgttttttttctcgtgAATGGGTTGCTATTGGGTCGACTTTTCAATGAGATCACAAAGACGAATATTTATTGGACGATTTCCTTGTGAACTACAACTAAGCAAAAGCCCAAATCTTATTAGGAATGGTATTTCCATAGGGAATGGTtgtgaaaaaaagtattttgaaaataatatatctttCTACTTGAAATTAGCGATTTTctggtaaaacttttttttatttaatttttgaatgtttttgaattaatgcacgttttgattttggttcaccgcacatgaataattaaaacctaagacgaacATTTATTGGAcgattttcttttgaactacaataaaacaaaagctcaAGTCTTTCTAGGAATGGTATTTCCATATGGAatggttgtgaaaaaaaaagtattttgaaaataatatgtttttctaCTTGAAATTAGCAATTTTCTGATTAGCGCTTGTCTATATCCAGCTTTCCTGTTTTCCAATTATTATATAGCCTTATAGCATAGGTGGTTTGAAAGGTATTAGATAGTATCCGATTtcgaatattttgtttataagaaTAACTTAAATACTTACATTGGGATTTATTGATACCATTTGTCCATTGATGAAGACTCCTTCTTCATCTCGGACTATTGTTGGATTTGCAGTTCTTATAACTTGACGTTGAGGCAGAGCGGGGTGGCGTCCCAGGCTGATTAATTTGGTTGGGACGATCAGTGATGGAACCAGATTTGTACTATTCCTGAAGATATTTATATTGGCGTTCACTATTGCATATCTATCAAGAATAGTAACGTCATATTTTTTATCTGGTTTTTCCCACAGCATCATCTGTGCCACTGCTGTCAGGTCGTCACTGGCTATTATTAGTTTTGTTGTCGGCCGGTTGCTGGCTGTTGGTTGCAACCTTTCTATCTTTAATAGCAAACCAACAAAACTAATGAGTTTGTTCGCATTTTCGGCGTTGGACGCGTATATTAAATCGTGTAGATTTGGAAGTTGCAGTTCTGGTAGACTCTCTGCAACTGGGAAAATAGGAAGTTACAAATACGATAATTGCGGATATacttgacccctcccccctaaccgATAAACTGAGATCATACACCCCTCGTCGGTCACCAAAAGCTCCTGATTGATAAGCCCGAATTATTGGCACCATTAAAATGTTCAAACGCAGATTTAAACCAATTTTAGGAATcttattaaagcttaaaatataCCATTTGGGGCGGAGGAGGGTTGATTGGACAACGTTGATATCTAGGGAATATTGGCATTGGTTGAGGcttagagggggagggggaaattaTAATCATGCCGCGATAATTACTCAGCAAAATTACATTACCGCTATTTAGATAGAACTAAAGATTTCTGGAATTTGCAACATTTACAAGATCATTTTCGTATTAATTTGTTAAAATCAGAActataacatttttttcagtgCGCGGCATTAACGGTTCCAGATATTCACAAAGACTAAACAGTGTCgttcaatataaaatttaagCAAGTGGGAAAATCAATCAAAGCTAGAGACATCGAAAACAGAAGCTGTACCAGATAATCATTAGTATCgtccaaaatagaaaaagataacGTTAAGGCCTAGCTGAAGTCCAAGCATTctactccctagtcaattctttttttgggacGGCAACTCAGTCTAAGACAAAGTTATCACTTTTCTTCGTCGCTTTAGCTAAACACACATGAAaaggttgaacttaaggggtttcttacttaaaattatgattagttttttattgttttaaaaagtagagttgtgagaaagagtcaaactttagcgtaaagagccaggcgtcgaggaggggacaacccctttcatatacggaataatttctgttcgtcttaagttttaatgtcgatccttacttgcatttgaaaaaaaattcactcaattggactatatatctgggctttttctacaattagtcatgacttgatgcccaaaactatttcattttaattcaaaatggaagtttttttatgtttaatttgcATTTAAAGCCAATGTATGGATATTTGTTATGTATATTTACCTTCATTTCGT
The nucleotide sequence above comes from Artemia franciscana unplaced genomic scaffold, ASM3288406v1 Scaffold_6469, whole genome shotgun sequence. Encoded proteins:
- the LOC136043478 gene encoding uncharacterized protein LOC136043478; translation: MTTPLKRKLEEIRRSTAKRPVKSVAADKIPEKAYDIEAVMLEKGGSHGNKIYLLCVDQTGGLLFIVFPKTFDFGILRLEPKENIKIKNATFQPGMTMSGIPEFIITSKSTVETRNEVAESLPELQLPNLHDLIYASNAENANKLISFVGLLLKIERLQPTASNRPTTKLIIASDDLTAVAQMMLWEKPDKKYDVTILDRYAIVNANINIFRNSTNLVPSLIVPTKLISLGRHPALPQRQVIRTANPTIVRDEEGVFINGQMVSINPNFADILSMPEEELAILKEASYTAVISRLVIHGIDIDTTLEDLEAPPLSEEDVESDP